From Saccharomyces kudriavzevii IFO 1802 strain IFO1802 genome assembly, chromosome: 13, a single genomic window includes:
- the DAT1 gene encoding Dat1p (similar to Saccharomyces cerevisiae DAT1 (YML113W); ancestral locus Anc_8.836) translates to MAKTLAQGRKPGSGRKPGKGKTLREGRKPGSGRRRRQDIGGKDADITLQDQESRPISSRDMEAVDALRELTHSPSSHPAHNSAPVTAALPPSMDYTHQSLMDQQLQQQRVDVVPPKPFITHKILLSSTANSDGHMHSNPNGNHTLNHNANLNINNNINSNSNSNSNSNNNVNVNMNFTINGNNQDPSSSFLMGPYNYLQRPFTVKPYLDLSTSTASSNQPQPQPQATHITKNSESTEKNTTI, encoded by the coding sequence ATGGCAAAAACTTTGGCACAAGGAAGGAAACCTGGAAGCGGCAGAAAGCCCGGTAAAGGAAAGACGTTAAGAGAGGGAAGAAAGCCCGGCAGTGGTAGGAGGAGGAGGCAGGATATTGGAGGTAAAGACGCTGATATTACTCTACAGGATCAGGAATCACGCCCCATCAGTTCCAGAGACATGGAAGCTGTGGACGCACTGAGGGAGTTGACGCATAGCCCGTCTTCTCATCCAGCTCACAATTCAGCACCAGTTACCGCGGCGTTACCTCCGTCTATGGATTACACCCATCAGTCATTAATGGATCAACAGCTGCAACAGCAAAGGGTCGACGTGGTTCCTCCCAAGCCATTCATCACTCACAAGATTCTGTTATCTTCTACGGCGAACTCCGACGGGCACATGCATTCAAATCCAAATGGCAACCATACCCTTAATCATAACGCAAACCTtaacatcaacaacaacatcaacagcaacagcaacagcaacagcaacagcaacaacaacgtCAACGTGAACATGAACTTTACTATAAACGGGAATAATCAGGACccgtcatcttcttttctgatGGGACCCTACAACTATCTGCAACGGCCCTTCACTGTGAAACCATATCTTGATTTGTCTACAAGCACAGCATCATCAAACCAGCCGCAGCCGCAACCGCAGGCAACCCATATCACCAAGAATTCTGAATCTACAGAGAAAAACACAACTATATGA
- the ATR1 gene encoding borate transporter, translating to MNEKSLVKSAESRQDSFEAENESVSAVKKSSRHDGNEETVTISTDHGEEMTVDKQRWQNPNYFKNSWHEYLFIFTCMISQLLNQAGTTQTLSIMNIIANSFGSNENSRTWLMASFPLVSGSFILISGRLGDIYGLKKMLTIGYVVIIIWSLICGLTKYSGSDTFFIISRAFQGLGIAFVLPNVLGIIGNIYVSGTFRKNIVISLVGAMAPVGATLGCLFAGLIGTKNPKQWPWAFYAYTITSIINLALSVYSIPNNIPTNIQHFSMDWIGSALGVIGLVLMNFVWNQAPISGWDQAYIIVLLVISVVFLVVFIIYENRFAKSPLLPRAVLKDRHMIQIMLALFFGWGSFGIFTFYYFQFQLNIRHYSAVWAGGTYFMFLIWGIIAALLVGIYIKKVSPSVFLFLSMMAFNIGSIMASVTPVHETYFRTQLGTMIILSFGMDFSFPASSIIFSDNLPMEYQGMAGSLVNTVVNYSMSLCLGMGATVETHVDPDGKHVLKGYRGAQYLGIGLASLACIISGLYMVERIIKDHKAKARGR from the coding sequence ATGAACGAAAAGTCATTAGTAAAAAGTGCAGAAAGCAGACAAGACTCCTTTGAAGCTGAAAATGAATCAGTGTCAGCGGTCAAAAAATCTTCACGACACGACGGTAATGAAGAAACTGTAACGATTTCCACGGATCATGGGGAGGAAATGACAGTTGACAAGCAAAGATGGCAAAACCCAAactatttcaaaaattcgtGGCATGAGtatctcttcatttttactTGTATGATAAGCCAGCTGCTCAACCAAGCAGGAACCACGCAAACTCTTTCGATTATGAATATTATTGCAAACAGCTTCGGGTCAAATGAAAACTCAAGGACATGGTTGATGGCGTCTTTCCCACTGGTTTCAGGATCATTTATTCTAATTAGTGGACGACTAGGTGACATATATGggctaaaaaaaatgttgacAATAGGATATGTTGTCATAATCATATGGTCTTTAATTTGCGGGCTGACCAAGTATTCTGGTAGCgatactttttttattatcagTAGAGCCTTTCAAGGGCTGGGAATCGCATTTGTTTTACCAAATGTACTGGGCATAATCGGAAATATTTACGTGAGCGGCACATTCCGTAAGAATATCGTGATTAGTTTAGTCGGTGCAATGGCACCTGTCGGTGCAACTTTAGGTTGTCTTTTTGCTGGGCTGATTGGTACTAAAAACCCTAAACAGTGGCCATGGGCGTTTTATGCATATACCATAACGTCGATCATTAATTTGGCACTTTCAGTATATTCCATCCCGAATAATATACCAACGAATATCCAACATTTTTCCATGGATTGGATTGGCTCTGCTTTGGGTGTCATTGGCCTCGTTTTAATGAACTTTGTATGGAACCAAGCTCCCATTTCAGGCTGGGACCAAGCTTATATAATTGTACTTTTGGTCATTTCTGTCGTTTTTCTCGTCGTTTTTATCATTTACGAGAATCGATTTGCCAAGAGTCCATTGTTACCGCGTGCCGTTTTAAAAGATCGTCATATGATACAAATCATGCTAGCCTTGTTCTTCGGATGGGGTTCATTTGGTATCTTCACTTTTTACTACTTTCAGTTTCAACTGAACATAAGGCATTACTCGGCCGTATGGGCCGGTGGTACTTATTTCATGTTCTTGATTTGGGGTATTATCGCTGCTCTGTTGGTAGGAATTTACATTAAAAAAGTATCACCTTCAGTGTTTTTATTCCTTTCCATGATGGCATTCAACATTGGTTCAATAATGGCGAGTGTTACACCAGTTCATGAGACATACTTTCGCACTCAATTGGGAACAATGATCATTTTAAGCTTTGGAatggatttttcatttcctgCATCTTCTATTATCTTTAGTGATAATCTGCCAATGGAATACCAAGGTATGGCTGGGTCATTAGTCAATACTGTTGTCAATTATTCTATGTCATTATGTTTAGGTATGGGTGCCACAGTGGAAACGCATGTTGATCCAGATGGCAAACATGTTTTGAAAGGGTATAGAGGCGCTCAATACCTGGGAATAGGATTGGCTAGTTTGGCATGCATAATTAGCGGGCTTTACATGGTCGAAAGAATCATAAAAGACCACAAAGCTAAGGCTCGTGGAAGGTAG
- the VAN1 gene encoding Van1p (similar to Saccharomyces cerevisiae VAN1 (YML115C); ancestral locus Anc_8.842) gives MGLFLNLRSSIKEKAMDNGLGLPISRNGSSNNIKNKRSQHDFKSLKGKYRYQSRSTLSKLQLSVSFISIIIITVLSLYLLISRLAGLNVNVSLRDGKSLLSPSESSENYKTIDLEDEEYYNYDFEDIDPEVISKFDGGEQHYLISQFGSEVLPPENEEEYQKELNMLLDSTVEKYDLSDFEGAPNGLETRDHILLCIPLRNAADVLPLMFKHLMNLTYPHELIDLAFLVSDCSEGDTTLDALIAYSRQLQNGTLSQIFQDIDAIIDSQTKGTDKLYLKYMDEDYINRVHQAFSPPFHDNYDKPFRSVQIFQKDFGQVIGQGFSDRHAVKVQGIRRKLMGRARNWLTANALKPYHSWVYWRDADVELCPGSVIEDLMSKNYDVVVPNVWRPLPTFLNSEQAYDLNSWMESREALELAKTLDEDDVIVEGYAEYPTWRVHLAYIRDAEGNPNEVVDLDGVGGVSILAKAKIFRNGVQFPAFTFENHAETEAFGKMAKKMGYRVGGLPHYTIWHIYEPSDDDLKEIATREREKRREENQDES, from the coding sequence ATGGGCTTGTTTCTTAATCTAAGGTCAAgtataaaggaaaaagccATGGACAATGGACTAGGCTTGCCCATTTCAAGGAACGGTAGCTCgaataatatcaaaaataaacgCTCACAACATGACTTTAAGTCATTAAAGGGCAAATATAGGTACCAATCACGGTCCACGTTATCTAAATTACAGCTTTCAGTGAGCTTCATAtccatcattattatcactGTTTTGTCGTTATATCTGTTAATTTCGCGTCTTGCAGGATTGAACGTCAATGTATCCTTACGAGATGGGAAATCGTTGCTGAGCCCCTCGGAATCGTCGGAAAACTACAAGACGATAGACCTGGAAGACGAAGAATACTATAACTACGATTTCGAAGATATTGATCCTGAAGTGatatcaaaatttgatgGTGGTGAGCAGCATTACCTGATATCCCAGTTTGGTTCAGAAGTCTTACCACccgaaaatgaagaagagtaTCAAAAGGAACTGAACATGCTCTTGGATTCTACCGTTGAGAAGTATGATTTATCGGATTTTGAAGGCGCTCCAAATGGATTAGAAACACGTGatcatattcttttatGCATCCCACTAAGAAACGCAGCTGATGTATTACCCTTGATGTTCAAGCATTTAATGAACTTAACTTACCCACACGAACTGATTGACTTGGCGTTTTTGGTCAGCGACTGTTCTGAGGGTGATACTACATTGGATGCGTTAATAGCGTACTCGAGACAATTGCAAAATGGGACGTTATCTCAGATTTTCCAAGATATTGATGCAATCATTGATTCGCAAACTAAAGGTACCGATAAATTGTATCTCAAATATATGGACGAAGATTATATTAATCGCGTTCATCAGGCATTCTCACCACCTTTCCATGATAATTATGACAAGCCGTTTAGATCAGTccagatttttcaaaaggacTTTGGTCAAGTAATTGGCCAAGGCTTCAGTGACAGACATGCTGTCAAAGTTCAAGgtataagaagaaaattaatgGGAAGGGCAAGAAACTGGTTGACTGCTAATGCTTTAAAACCATATCATTCATGGGTTTATTGGAGAGATGCCGATGTAGAGCTTTGCCCCGGGTCAGTCATTGAAGACTTGATGAGCAAAAACTATGATGTTGTTGTTCCTAACGTTTGGAGACCACTGCCTACATTTCTGAATAGTGAGCAAGCATACGATTTGAATTCTTGGATGGAATCTCGGGAAGCTTTGGAATTGGCAAAGACACTTGACGAAGACGACGTCATTGTGGAGGGTTATGCAGAATATCCAACATGGAGGGTCCATTTAGCCTACATCAGAGATGCGGAAGGTAATCCAAATGAAGTGGTTGATTTGGACGGTGTTGGAGGCGTGTCTATCTTGGCAAAGGCGAAAATATTCAGAAATGGTGTACAGTTTCCTGCGTtcacttttgaaaatcacGCTGAGACGGAAGCATTTGGTAAAatggcaaagaaaatggggTACAGAGTCGGTGGTTTGCCGCATTATACTATTTGGCATATATATGAACCAAGTGACgatgatttgaaagaaattgccACGAGGGAAAGGGAGAAGAGAAGAGAAGAGAATCAGGACGAGTCATGA
- the CTK3 gene encoding Ctk3p (similar to Saccharomyces cerevisiae CTK3 (YML112W); ancestral locus Anc_8.835) — MDSLEARLQFIQVLKNLQKTLHKTTDSITSSSTTTPPSSQQKLNSDPIQFYLRNYRHHYEDFHQCLFDTAMKMDPLDRLDVVIYYVRIIRNLYPHSHSNTNVAKVLNEVLLMDIDLVFELCLPCNDWKSLTNLTTCKKLFLDLSRLIKCDTATVVPTPSDSISLDATTWYSIKTERTTQDYEQSLQRTEALLKDRDLKKLAFFQQFTSDATTIDPNLQTQPTNANILLHRMEADRELHKRSKETSWCVERPSNDILDESEFQTLWTHFETTDSGFDKDDYKNIKALNDIATSSYMY, encoded by the coding sequence ATGGACTCCCTCGAAGCTAGACTACAATTCATTCAGGTGCTGAAAAACTTGCAAAAGACACTGCACAAGACGACGGACTCCATCACATCATCATCGACAACTACACCACCGTCATCTCAGCAAAAACTGAATAGTGATCCTATACAATTTTACTTAAGAAACTACAGGCATCATTATGAAGACTTCCACCAGTGTCTGTTCGATACAGCCATGAAAATGGATCCATTGGATAGGCTGGATGTGGTGATATACTATGTCAGAATAATAAGAAATTTGTATCCTCACAGTCATTCCAATACCAACGTCGCCAAGGTGTTAAACGAAGTACTGCTAATGGACATAGATCTGGTTTTTGAGCTATGCCTTCCTTGCAACGACTGGAAATCTCTCACGAACCTAACGACCTGTAAAAAGCTATTTCTGGATTTGTCAAGACTAATCAAGTGTGACACCGCCACCGTTGTACCCACACCATCAGACTCCATAAGCCTGGATGCTACTACTTGGTACAGTATCAAGACAGAGAGGACTACACAGGACTACGAGCAGTCATTGCAACGAACAGAAGCACTACTTAAAGACAGAgacttgaaaaaactggcttttttccaacaattCACGTCCGATGCAACTACTATTGACCCAAATTTGCAGACTCAGCCAACGAATGCAAACATCCTATTACACAGAATGGAGGCAGATAGGGAATTACACAAGAGATCGAAAGAGACGAGTTGGTGCGTTGAAAGGCCCTCCAACGATATACTAGATGAATCCGAATTTCAGACTTTGTGGACGCATTTTGAAACTACCGATTCGGGGTTCGATAAGGACGACTATAAGAATATCAAGGCTTTGAATGACATTGCCACGTCATCCTACATGTACTAG
- the TAF8 gene encoding Taf8p (similar to Saccharomyces cerevisiae TAF8 (YML114C); ancestral locus Anc_8.838), giving the protein MTSTTSESGFGTRRTLVQLKNLPDLTEISHLKIDAPVVEILRKTVLFQLNSLDICISNFALDELVNLVAVQMDGMFRNLHNLALLQRRSRATQADLKLLFKEFNLDPASLYQQLQISEFIKSNHSVEYEKLVSSSSFSASSHNEEDEEDELNNIEEQQNEISVLLPPSNPLEKLMPSWLPNFPPDHTYRFTPEFNHPITDLKTIKREIVKESKESEKALLNLNKRLLHISLASHAPPPRLPDDADAGEQQLEIWGNALQEEKRTAISKSFNENNIEQYAKYRVELARERVSKFEVNQLKRTKNPFLRISETLYSSKSPHQPHRAIQRAIDLQFRKSMMLFAHNLPKVQKLKKEKIRMAIEERSRSLKRRQEELILERKKREQDEGHDLELLLHNEHARESTENNTNPNAPSSFTIDINANADDEDDDMNLFGILGSSGDENEAPSIQNGNVAGEPEPPTATVQDNANTTSMTHNTTNIDATATNPSFSSFQSTPNENAPTSPPILKATDHDITM; this is encoded by the coding sequence ATGACTTCTACGACGTCGGAAAGCGGTTTTGGTACTAGACGTACCCTAGTTCAGTTGAAAAACCTGCCGGATTTGACGGAAATTAGTCACTTGAAGATAGATGCCCCCGTAGTGGAAATTTTGAGGAAAACGGTATTATTCCAATTGAACTCGTTGGACATCTGCATTTCAAACTTTGCATTGGATGAGCTGGTCAATCTCGTGGCCGTTCAAATGGACGGGATGTTTCGGAACCTACACAATCTAGCACTTCTGCAAAGAAGATCGCGAGCTACTCAAGCGGATTTGAAGTTATTGTTTAAGGAGTTCAATCTGGACCCGGCCTCTCTTTACCAACAGCTTCAGATCTCAGAATTCATTAAATCTAACCATTCCGTGGAGTATGAAAAACTGGTTAGCTCGTCATCGTTTTCTGCGTCTTCACACaacgaagaagacgaagaagacgaaTTGAATAATATCGAAGAGCAGCAGAATGAGATCAGCGTCTTGTTACCACCTTCCAATCCTTTGGAGAAACTCATGCCGAGTTGGCTACCTAACTTTCCACCAGATCATACTTACAGATTTACGCCAGAGTTTAATCATCCAATTACGGACCTGAAAACAATCAAGAGAGAAATCGTAAAGGAGAGCAAGGAGTCTGAAAAGGCCCTGCTGAACCTAAACAAACGTCTTCTCCACATATCCTTAGCGTCTCATGCTCCACCGCCGCGTCTTCCAGACGATGCAGATGCCGGTGAACAGCAATTGGAGATTTGGGGCAACGCActtcaagaagagaaaCGAACCGCAATATCAAAGTCCTTCAACGAAAACAACATCGAGCAGTATGCTAAGTATAGGGTAGAACTGGCAAGAGAGCGTGTTTCGAAGTTCGAGGTTAaccaattgaaaagaacaaaaaatccatttttgaGGATTTCGGAAACTCTCTACTCTTCCAAGAGCCCACATCAGCCCCATAGAGCGATACAGAGAGCCATCGACTTGCAATTTCGAAAATCAATGATGCTGTTTGCGCACAATCTACCCAAAGTCcagaagctgaaaaaggaaaaaatacGAATGGCCATAGAAGAAAGATCAAGATCGTTAAAACGCCGGCAAGAAGAACTTATATTGGaacgaaagaaaagagaacaaGATGAAGGCCATGATCTGGAGCTCCTGCTCCATAATGAGCACGCAAGGGAGTCTACTGAAAACAACACAAACCCCAATGCACCAAGCAGTTTTACCATAGATATAAATGCGAACGCGGATGATGAGGACGATGATATGAATCTATTTGGAATTTTGGGCAGCAGCGGGGATGAAAACGAAGCTCCCAGCATACAAAACGGGAATGTGGCCGGGGAGCCAGAACCCCCCACGGCGACAGTGCAAGATAACGCGAATACTACGTCTATGACACATAACACAACGAACATTGACGCGACTGCCACAAACCCCTCCTTCTCCTCCTTCCAATCAACTCCTAATGAAAATGCCCCAACGTCTCCTCCTATACTCAAAGCCACGGACCACGATATAACTATGTAA
- the NAB6 gene encoding Nab6p (similar to Saccharomyces cerevisiae NAB6 (YML117W); ancestral locus Anc_8.844), whose amino-acid sequence MPNSNPRKPGANYAYRQQHDYNGMNAMVGNQMMYHPVDFINGVGQYGSSQHPAYYTNSPLPNVPPTPFDTAYGASLLPSHLLMGSPFVSSPNMQGGYSPARSSNLKRKAYSRPVSNQNGYNGNSSNHNHSGNGMMTPSNYYRNGRNSSSRNNNSTRNVSHNNNKGCDTRNSSGRRASSRSNIFDEINPEILLQRPFRINYKILPTGDDAYRTRSLLIENVDRSTDLHSLVKNFVKFNTLESAYFVDNDKNDDLEDGETENLSVLISFLTRSDCLNFYNNILQRLSEFKIFLKSKSLNLKFVCLNYESECLSTFVEGEKPKEVDEQVHAANDSMMISASLHHDVENKDATRSIIIEFKSALEKTELFRKRLQFLDESKNKRYILESIDLVNTDVPSNQFPENYAVLTFLNIFMAVEVLDYLKKFSKSLEISKCFYVSLTPLMVSSTRSSVANIYESKTTTRRLSVPSVPAGIKNDNNNNSNKGNISSINAQNNNSSIGSSIYGNSNISLTSLSSSVSLNEEIDLLTTKLQGIELDGTSLEITSHDYSTPTINEHSTHLSNIKISKTVENSRHFPQDIPSPLPLNEQMFMNDSNQSNGAVIPQQLIAAPSPLSSNLQINQRVLPNAITQSLEQNFNVSAKVASSMGSDVGNRTIYIGNINPRSRAEDICNVVRGGILQSIKYIPEKRISFVTFIEAPSAVQFYANSFIDPIVLHGNMLRVGWGHYSGPLPKSISLAVTIGASRNVYVSLPEFAFKEKFIHDPQYKQLHETLALPDAEQLREDFSTYGDIEQINYLSDSHCCWINFMNISSAIGLVEEMNKESMAHHDGGEVIVKTAGEEKFDGRYKGLLINYGKDRCGNINKNLVAGKNSRFYKKVKRPSYNIRLSKLEERRRQNENDKKESFDKVLNLESLGISLDPHKDAGIGVIETENITGDEIESEIEAENVNDNETTGLGGLGLGVANCDVKRATSDETDYEELFNKSSGSSDSSSDIEVIMHSPSDPEYALKSQTLRSSSQTVINSKRPVKVEDEDDVGISQLNHRSSLRQAPPRAPSTLSYDHLKKSETSFQDSRNAETANNRERKRGSLPRHRTIPGSDVMAQYLAQVQHSTFMYAANILGASAEDNAYSEE is encoded by the coding sequence ATGCCAAACTCAAATCCAAGGAAACCCGGTGCAAATTACGCATACCGTCAACAGCATGATTATAACGGGATGAACGCTATGGTAGGAAATCAAATGATGTACCATCCTGTCGATTTCATCAACGGTGTCGGCCAATATGGCTCCTCTCAACACCCAGCATATTACACCAACTCACCATTGCCTAATGTCCCTCCGACACCCTTTGATACTGCGTATGGTGCTAGCCTTTTGCCATCGCATTTGTTGATGGGGTCGCCGTTTGTTTCCTCGCCTAATATGCAAGGTGGCTATAGCCCTGCAAGATCATCTAATCTTAAGAGGAAAGCTTATTCGAGGCCTGTTTCGAACCAAAACGGTTATAAcggcaacagcagcaatcACAACCACAGTGGTAATGGGATGATGACCCCTTCAAATTATTATAGAAACGGAAGGAATTCATCCTCGAGGAATAATAACAGTACGAGAAATGTTAGTcacaacaataataaggGGTGCGACACCAGGAACAGCAGTGGGAGAAGAGCATCCTCCAGAAGCAACATTTTTGATGAGATAAATCCTGAAATCCTCCTACAAAGGCCTTTTCGCATTAATTACAAGATTCTACCGACTGGTGATGATGCCTATAGAACTAGATCGTTGCTTATTGAAAATGTGGATCGTTCTACCGATTTACACTCCTTAGTCAAGAATTTTGTCAAATTTAATACTTTGGAAAGCGCCTATTTTGTCGACAATGATAAGAATGATGATCTAGAAGATGGAGAGACAGAGAATCTATCTGTTTTAATAAGCTTTTTGACCAGAAGCGACTGTCTGAATTTTTATAACAATATTTTACAAAGGTTATCAGAGTTCAAGATATTCTTGAAGTCCAAGtcactaaatttgaaatttgtcTGCCTAAACTACGAATCGGAATGTCTCTCTACCTTTGTTGAGGGTGAGAAGCCGAAGGAAGTCGACGAGCAAGTTCATGCCGCCAATGACTCGATGATGATCAGCGCTTCGCTGCATCATGATGTAGAGAACAAAGATGCCACAAGATCTATTAtcattgaattcaaaaGCGCTTTGGAAAAAACCGAATTATTCAGAAAGAGACTACAGTTTTTAGACGAGtctaaaaacaaaagataCATCTTAGAATCTATTGATTTAGTCAACACAGATGTACCTTCAAATCAATTTCCTGAAAACTACGCTGTACtgacatttttgaacatttttatGGCGGTCGAAGTTCTCGACtacttgaaaaagttcTCCAAAAGTTTagaaatttccaaatgtTTTTATGTATCTCTAACACCTTTGATGGTTAGCTCAACCAGGTCTTCGGTTGCCAATATTTACGAAAGCAAAACGACCACACGTCGTTTATCAGTACCATCTGTTCCCGCTGGGATCAAGAAtgataacaacaataatagcAATAAAGGTAACATCAGCAGCATCAACGCgcaaaataataacagtAGTATTGGGTCGTCCATATATGGAAACTCTAATATAAGTTTAACTAGTCTTTCGTCATCTGTTTCCTTGAATGAAGAGATTGATCTGCTTACGACAAAACTTCAAGGAATAGAACTTGATGGAACCAGTTTAGAAATCACCTCTCATGACTATTCAACACCAACCATCAATGAACATTCTACCCATCTGAGTAATattaaaatttcaaagactGTAGAAAATTCCAGGCATTTCCCCCAGGACATTCCATCGCCTTTGCCACTAAATGAACAAATGTTCATGAATGACTCCAATCAATCAAATGGAGCGGTAATACCTCAACAATTGATAGCCGCACCTTCTCCGCTATCTTCCAATCTACAAATTAACCAAAGAGTACTACCAAACGCAATAACTCAGAGCTTGGAGCAAAATTTCAATGTTTCTGCCAAGGTGGCTTCATCAATGGGCTCGGATGTTGGCAATAGAACGATTTACATCGGAAATATCAATCCAAGATCTAGAGCTGAGGATATATGTAATGTCGTTCGCGGAGGGATTCTTCAGAGCATAAAATACATACCTGAGAAGAGGATAAGTTTCGTTACTTTCATCGAAGCTCCATCTGCTGTGCAATTCTATGCGAATTCTTTCATTGACCCGATAGTATTACATGGTAATATGTTAAGAGTAGGATGGGGGCATTATTCTGGTCCTTTACCAAAATCGATTTCATTAGCTGTAACCATTGGGGCAAGTAGAAATGTCTACGTCAGTTTGCCGGAGTTCGCATTCAAGGAAAAGTTCATTCACGACCCCCAATACAAACAGTTGCATGAGACATTGGCCTTACCAGACGCAGAACAATTAAGAGAAGATTTTAGTACTTATGGTGATATTGAACAGATTAATTATTTGAGTGATAGCCATTGCTGCTGGATAAATTTCATGAATATATCATCTGCGATAGgtcttgttgaagaaatgaataaagaatCGATGGCACATCATGACGGTGGTGAAGTGATAGTGAAGACGGCAGGtgaggaaaaatttgatggaCGTTATAAAGGGCTTTTAATAAACTACGGTAAGGATCGTTGTGGtaatataaataaaaatttggtaGCAggtaaaaattcaagattttacaaaaaagttAAAAGGCCGAGCTATAACATACGCTTGAGTAAGCTAGAGGAAAGAAGGagacaaaatgaaaacgatAAAAAGGAGTCATTTGAcaaagttttgaatttggaaTCCCTAGGAATTAGTCTTGACCCACATAAGGATGCTGGGATCGGTGTAATAGAAACCGAGAACATTACAGGCGACGAGATTGAGAGTGAGATAGAGGCTGAAAATGTAAACGATAACGAAACTACGGGTCTAGGTGGGTTAGGTCTTGGAGTAGCAAATTGTGACGTGAAGCGCGCGACTTCAGATGAAACCGATTATGAAGAATTGTTCAACAAATCTTCCGGATCTTCTGATTCGTCATCAGACATTGAGGTCATAATGCATTCCCCGAGCGATCCTGAATATGCTTTAAAGTCACAAACCTTAAGGAGTTCGAGCCAAACAGTCATCAATAGCAAAAGACCAGTGAAAGTagaagatgaggatgatgTAGGGATATCGCAGCTCAATCACAGATCATCGTTGCGACAGGCTCCTCCAAGGGCTCCTTCAACGTTGTCCTATGATCACCTGAAGAAGAGTGAAACATCATTTCAAGACAGCAGAAATGCAGAAACTGCAAACAACAgggaaaggaaaagaggTTCTCTACCAAGGCATAGAACAATACCGGGATCGGATGTCATGGCGCAGTATCTCGCACAAGTGCAACATTCTACGTTTATGTATGCTGCTAATATTCTCGGTGCCTCCGCAGAAGACAACGCGTATTCTGAAGAATAA